The DNA segment AGAGCGGCTGCGCGGCGTGGCTGCCGCGCTCGCGTTTGAGCACGGCGGCGCTGTCCAGCAGCGCGTTGATGTCAGCGGCGGTGAGTTCTTCGATGGACAACAGGTTCTTCATGACAAGGCCCCGGGTGACGGGGAAGGGCGGAGACTAACGGCATCCGCCGAAATGGCAAACCGGGAATTTCAAAGATTCCGTGCGATACGCACCGTTGCCGCCACCCGTTTTCCGCGTTCAGGGTTGCACCTCCGGCGGCGTATAGCCTTCACTCCCGCATGACCCGTCCAGACGGCCGCCAGCCCGACCAACTCCGCCCGATTTCCTTTTTCCCGAACGTCGCTCCGAACGCGACGGGTTCCGTCCTCGTGTCCTTCGGGGAGACCCGTGTCATTTGCTCCGCCACCATCGAGGATGACGTGCCGCGCTGGATGCGCGCCCAGCGGGTGGAGGGCGGGTGGCTGACGGCGGAGTATTCCATGCTGCCGTACTCCACCCTGGAGCGGAAACAGCGTGACGCCACCCGTGGCAAGATCGACGGCCGCTCCATGGAGATCCAGCGCCTCATCGGCCGCGCGCTCCGCTCGGTGATCGACCTGAAGAAGATCGGCCAGCGCACGGTGTGGATCGACTGTGACGTGCTGCAGGCGGATGGTGGCACGCGCACCGCCTCCATCACCGGTGGCTGCGTGGCTGCGGCCATCGCCTTCAACAAGTTGCTCGCGGCGGGCAAGATCCGCGATTTTCCGATGAAGAAGCTCGTCGCCGCGGTGTCCGCCGGCGTCTATCAGGGCACCCCGGTGCTGGACCTGGACTACGTGGAGGACAAGGACGCTTCCGTCGATTTCAACGTCGTGATGACGGAAACCGCCGAGTTCGTCGAAGTGCAGGGCAGCGGAGAGGAAGCCACCTTCACCGGCGAGGAAATGAGCGCCATGCTGGAACTGTCCCGCAAGGGCATCTCCGACATCGTCTCCCTCCAGAAGGCGGCCATCCTCACCGCGGACCGCGCCGCACCGGCGGATCTCAGCTCGCTCTTCGCCACTTTCGGCAGGAAGTGACAACATCGTCCGGGATGAATGCGGCGATAGAACAGAACCGCGTTTTGAAACCACGGATTATCGGGTTGAAACGGATTTCACGGATTCAGAAATCAAGCGAAGAATCTGAATCAGTTTAATCCGTGGCTTCTTTAGCCATTGCCCGAAGCGGGATGGCTGCAGGGCAGGGACCGCGTTGCGGCTATGCCGCAGAACCGTCCCTGCCAACGAATACAAGGCTCCCATCACTGCCCCAGCCGCCTGCGCCGCTGGTCCTCGAACAGGGAGGCGGGACTGAGCGTGTCGCCTTTCCCGATGCCCTCGACGACATCCACCGGATCGGTCCTTTCCTTGCGCTCCGGGTAGTTGCCATCGGTGCGGACGCCGCTGACTTCGCCGCGGGTGCCGATGACATAGCCGTAGTCCGCCTGCTGGCTCCAAACCACGAAGGGATGGAAGGAATTCCGCAGCCCCTCCGTGTTCCAATAGACGGTGTGGGCGGAGGTGAGGTTGTGGCGTGGGCGGGAGAGCTTCACGTAGAACCGGTCGCGTGCCTCGAACCAACTGTTGTCCGCTGTGCAGTGGTCGATGAGGTTGGAGTGGCTGAACCATTGGTGGTGGTCGCTGGAACGGCCCTCCGTCGCTTCGGAGCCGGTCGATCCGGTCTGGCGGGCGGTGTCCTTGTCGAGACAACGGTGGATCACGTTTCCGGAGCATCCCATGCCGGAGATGGAGAAGCCATGGCGTGAGGCCTCCGCACGGCATTCACGGACCAGGCACTCGTTGCTGCTGTCCATCCGGAACATGTAGCCGTTCCCGCCTCCACCGCCGTACTGCGGGTGTTGGAAATGGCAGCGTTCCACCGTCACATTGCGGGATTCCTTCATGCGGATGCCGTTGGAGAGCAGGTGGCAGCCGGTGGTGTTGCCCTGCGGTTGAAAGGAGTTCACCTCGCGGATCCAGCCATCCAGCACGTTGGTCATCGTCACCGCATAGGAGGCATGCACGTCATACGCGCTTTTTTTCGTGGCGGCGAAGTCACCGGGCAGGCCGCGGCTTTCCGCCAGACGCCGGGTGTAGTCCCCCTCCGGCGCGGCGAAGTCGAGGTTCTTCCAGCCATCCTTCCCCGGGTGCTGCACGTTGCCGATGGAAAGGCCCTCCAGCCCCACCTGTTCCAGCATGCCGGACTTCGGATAGACCTGTGGCTTGTCCCGCACTTTAAGCGCATAGCGGGTGGGCACGTCGATGGTCAGCACCTTGCGCTCCGCATCCACCTTCACGATGCGGCGGTAATACCGGATCGAGCCGATCTTGTTCTCCTCTCCCAGCCAGTCCGTCTCGCCGTGGTCCATCACCCATTCCTTGGTCGGGATGTTGCGGATGACCGCCCAGCCGCCTGCCTTGAAGGCGGAAACATCCGCCACCGGAATCTCGACGGACGGGCCCATCAGGTCTGCCGTGATGACGGTCGAGGGCCCCTCCCTGCGGTTCCACTCCGCCTTCGACGGTGCCTGGAAAAGGACGATGATCTTCTCCCGCATCTCCGTCGCGGTGTTCAGCAGGAAGGTCTTCTCCGGTCCCGCGCCACGGATGACGATGCCGTTCTTCCGCACGCACAGCGCGTAGCGGTTTCCTTCGCCGGGCTGGACGCGGTAGGTGCCTGCGGGCAGATCCACCACGCCACCCCCGGCGGCAGCCGCGGCGTCGATGGCCTTCTGGATTGCGGCGGTGGAATCCGTCTTGCCCGTCGGGTCAGCGCCGTATCCGGCCACCACGTCGAAGCGCTTCGCTCCGGCCAGATCGGGGATCGGTTTCTCACCGTTCGCATAACCCGCGTAGGAAAAGTCCTGGATGATTTTGTCCTTCGCGAAGGACAGCGCGGGCGTGGCCGACCAGTCCGGACCGTACAGCGGCGACGACCATGTCTTGCCATCCTCTTGTGCGGAAAGGAGCGGCCCGGAGACCAATGCCGCGAATGCGATGAGATGGAGCGACGATGCCATTGGAGGATGATAGTAAGGAGGGTGGACACTCCTGTCCACCGGCGGCATTGGTGAACAAAGGAGGAGAAGTTTTCAGTGTTCAGTTTTCAGGAAGAGAAGAGGCTGACCGCGAATCTTCCGAATCCCACAAATCTTGAAGAGTTCCTTTTCTCCACTTAGCGTCCTTGGGGTCTTTGCGGTGAATTCCATATGATTCGCCTATGCCGCCGGTGGACAAGAATGGGAGCGAAGCGGACATGGCGGCTCTGCCGCAATGTCCACCCTCCTTACTCACCACTCCACCCCCTGCTGCCGCACCGCCTCATACAGCACGATTGCAACCGAAGTCGCCAGGTTGAGGCTGCGGGTTCCTCCTGGAGCCATGGGGATGCGCAGGCCGTGGTCGCCCGCGTCGCGGACGATCTCTTCCGGCAGGCCTTTCGTTTCGCGGCCGAAGATGAGGTAGTCGCCCGCCTTGAACTCCGCGGTCCATGGAGAGCGGGTGGCCTTCGTGCTGAGATGCCATTTCCGCGCGGCGGGATCCGCCCCGGTGAGGAAGTCCTCATAACTCTCCCACACGTGGAGCTTCACATCCTGCCAATAGTCGAGTCCGGTGCGGCGGACGTACTTGTCCTCCAGCGAGAAGCCCAGCGGCTTGATGAGGTGGAGGGCGGAATCCGTGGCGAGGGCGAGACGGCCGGCGGCCCCCGCGTTGTGCGGGATCTCCGGGTGGACGAGGACGATGTGGAACATGCGGAATAGGAATGTGGCGGGGATCTCTCCACCGCCACATTCAACATTCCGTGGGATCTTGCACCTGAATTTCCTCCACGGCTCAGACGGTGGCGAGCGGTGAGGCGGCTTCGATGATCGCGCGGACGCCCTTCTGGAGTTTCGCGACCTCCGCATGGGGGATCTCCGAAAGTCCCTGGTGGATGCGGATGACGGGGGCTGGCTCCGTGCTGTGGATCCACTCGAAGGCGGGGACCTCCAGCTTTCCGCGCAGGTGTTCCTCCACCTCGCGGCGGAGATTTTCCGCCACATACTCGGTGTTCAGGAAGACCACGAGGCGGCCGCCCTTCGCGGAGACCGGTTGGAGGTCGAGGATGACGGTGAGTTCCCCGTTGTTGAGGTCACGGTCGATGCGGAACACCGTGGCGTTCTCCTGGTAGCCTTCCGGAATGCGGCCACCGACGGATGGAATGGCGATGACATCACCGATGGTCGGCAGTTGGTTGGAGTCATGGGGCCAGCGGTCGATGACGGCCTTGCCGTCGTTGAGCTGGATGTGGACGTTGTGTTGGTTGCTCATACTATCTGTTTGTTTTTCGTTTCTGTTCTGTGTTTCAGGAAAGTGGGGCGAGGTCCGCCTCGCGCTGCTTGCGGATTTCCGCGATGCGCATGCACCTCGTGGCACCATTGGCCTGCCAAGAAATGATGCCGCCTTTTTCGTGTCCCAGTATCGCCAGCGAGACGGGGGCGAGGACGGAGATGCGGCCCTCCGCGGGGTCCGCCTCATGCGGCATGACGATGCGCAGCCGGAAGTCGTCCGTCGCATCCGACGGGGAGACCAGGACGACGTCGTCACCGAAGCCCACGCGGAGCTCCAGCGAGGCCGGATCAGCCGCGGCGGATGCGAACGCGAGGTACCCGGCCAGCGAGAGACGTTGTTCGTGCGATGGCCTGGGAGGAGGAGCGGTGAGGTTGTGGATGGTTTCGAGGCGAGCAAGGTCCGCCTCACTCAAAAATGGTGAGTTCATGGGAAAGGGATGTACGTGATTCCACCGGAAACGGTCCGGGAACCGGTTGGTTGGCTGAAGCCTCAGGCAGTCTCAGGAAATGGATCCCATGAAGGAGACTGCCCGCTCACGCCCGGAAGGCGGACAACCGGTGCGCGCACCAGCCTGCGACGCCGACTTTCATGAGGCGGCGGTAGCTGGAGCGGTTGGTGATGCGGTTCGACATCGGTATCAGTTAAAGCACAGGACGCGATCCGCGTCAAATTGAAATCGGCCCGCGCGCCGTGAGTATGTGACCGTCAGAGGATTCCAGCGGCGATTTTATTTCGGATTTCACCACGGGGGCGGAACGGTTAGAAGAAAGCCCATGGATCCACGGACGCTGCAAC comes from the Luteolibacter sp. SL250 genome and includes:
- the rph gene encoding ribonuclease PH: MTRPDGRQPDQLRPISFFPNVAPNATGSVLVSFGETRVICSATIEDDVPRWMRAQRVEGGWLTAEYSMLPYSTLERKQRDATRGKIDGRSMEIQRLIGRALRSVIDLKKIGQRTVWIDCDVLQADGGTRTASITGGCVAAAIAFNKLLAAGKIRDFPMKKLVAAVSAGVYQGTPVLDLDYVEDKDASVDFNVVMTETAEFVEVQGSGEEATFTGEEMSAMLELSRKGISDIVSLQKAAILTADRAAPADLSSLFATFGRK
- a CDS encoding glycosyl hydrolase family 28-related protein, translating into MASSLHLIAFAALVSGPLLSAQEDGKTWSSPLYGPDWSATPALSFAKDKIIQDFSYAGYANGEKPIPDLAGAKRFDVVAGYGADPTGKTDSTAAIQKAIDAAAAAGGGVVDLPAGTYRVQPGEGNRYALCVRKNGIVIRGAGPEKTFLLNTATEMREKIIVLFQAPSKAEWNRREGPSTVITADLMGPSVEIPVADVSAFKAGGWAVIRNIPTKEWVMDHGETDWLGEENKIGSIRYYRRIVKVDAERKVLTIDVPTRYALKVRDKPQVYPKSGMLEQVGLEGLSIGNVQHPGKDGWKNLDFAAPEGDYTRRLAESRGLPGDFAATKKSAYDVHASYAVTMTNVLDGWIREVNSFQPQGNTTGCHLLSNGIRMKESRNVTVERCHFQHPQYGGGGGNGYMFRMDSSNECLVRECRAEASRHGFSISGMGCSGNVIHRCLDKDTARQTGSTGSEATEGRSSDHHQWFSHSNLIDHCTADNSWFEARDRFYVKLSRPRHNLTSAHTVYWNTEGLRNSFHPFVVWSQQADYGYVIGTRGEVSGVRTDGNYPERKERTDPVDVVEGIGKGDTLSPASLFEDQRRRRLGQ
- a CDS encoding tRNA (cytidine(34)-2'-O)-methyltransferase, which gives rise to MFHIVLVHPEIPHNAGAAGRLALATDSALHLIKPLGFSLEDKYVRRTGLDYWQDVKLHVWESYEDFLTGADPAARKWHLSTKATRSPWTAEFKAGDYLIFGRETKGLPEEIVRDAGDHGLRIPMAPGGTRSLNLATSVAIVLYEAVRQQGVEW
- a CDS encoding GreA/GreB family elongation factor; this translates as MNSPFLSEADLARLETIHNLTAPPPRPSHEQRLSLAGYLAFASAAADPASLELRVGFGDDVVLVSPSDATDDFRLRIVMPHEADPAEGRISVLAPVSLAILGHEKGGIISWQANGATRCMRIAEIRKQREADLAPLS